In Arvicanthis niloticus isolate mArvNil1 chromosome 4, mArvNil1.pat.X, whole genome shotgun sequence, a single window of DNA contains:
- the Plrg1 gene encoding pleiotropic regulator 1: MVEEVQKHSVHTLVFRSLKRTHDMFVADNGKPVPLDEESHKRKMAIKLRNEYGPVLHMPTSKENLKEKGPQNAADSYPHKQYPANQGQDVEYLVTGTHPYPPGPGVALTADTKIQRMPSESAAQSLAVALPSQTRVDANRAAPAGSEYRHPGASDRSQPTAMNSMIMETGNTKNSALMAKKAPTMPKPQWHPPWKLYRVISGHLGWVRCIAVEPGNEWFVTGSADRTIKIWDLASGKLKLSLTGHISTVRGVIVSTRSPYLFSCGEDKQVKCWDLEYNKVIRHYHGHLSAVYGLDLHPTIDVLVTCSRDSTARIWDVRTKASVHTLSGHTNAVATVRCQAAEPQIITGSHDTTIRLWDLVAGKTRVTLTNHKKSVRAVVLHPLHYTFASGSPDNIKQWKFPDGSFLQNLSGHNAIINTLAVNTDGVLVSGADNGTMHLWDWRTGYNFQRVHAAVQPGSLDSESGIFACAFDRSESRLLTAEADKTIKVYREDETATEETHPVSWKPEIIKRKRF; this comes from the exons ATGGTGGAG GAGGTACAGAAGCATTCTGTACACACACTGGTGTTCAGGTCGTTGAAGAGGACCCATGACATGTTTGTGGCTGATAATGGAAAACCTGTGCCTTTGGATGAAGAGAG TCACAAGCGGAAGATGGCAATCAAGCTTCGCAATGAGTATGGTCCTGTGCTGCACATGCCTACTTCAAAAGAGAACCTTAAGGAGAAGGGACCGCAGAACGCAGCAGATTCCTATCCTCACAAGCAGTACCCGGCCAATCAAG gacaAGATGTTGAGTATTTGGTGACAGGTACACATCCATATCCACCAGGACCTG GTGTTGCCTTGACCGCCGATACTAAGATCCAAAGAATGCCAAGTGAGTCAGCTGCACAGTCCTTAGCTGTGGCGCTGCCGTCTCAGACCAG AGTCGATGCAAATCGTGCTGCACCTGCTGGAAGTGAGTACCGACACCCGGGGGCTTCTGACCGTTCCCAGCCCACAGCAATGAATTCT ATGATTATGGAGACCGGCAATACCAAGAACTCTGCATTAATGGCTAAAAAAGCCCCTACAATGCCCAAGCCTCAGTGGCACCCGCCATGGAAACTCTACAGA GTTATCAGTGGGCATCTTGGCTGGGTTCGGTGTATCGCTGTGGAACCTGGAAATGAGTGGTTCGTCACTGGATCCGCTGACAGAACTATAAAG ATTTGGGACTTGGCTAGTGGCAAATTAAAGCTGTCATTGACTGGCCACATCAGTACAGTGCGTGGTGTGATTGTCAGCACGAGGAGCCCTTACTTGTTCTCTTGTGGAGAAGACAAACAAGTGAAGTGCTGGGATCTTGAATATAACAAG GTTATACGGCACTATCATGGCCATCTAAGTGCAGTGTATGGTCTGGATTTGCATCCAACAATCGATGTCCTGGTGACTTGTAGTCGAGATTCCACTGCTCGG ATCTGGGATGTGAGAACTAAAGCCAGTGTACACACTTTGTCTGGACACACAAATGCAGTTGCTACTGTGAGATGCCAAGCTGCAGAGCCACAGATTATTACTG GAAGTCACGACACAACAATACGATTATGGGATCTGGTGGCTGGAAAGACACGAGTGACTTTGACGAATCATAAGAAATCGGTCAGGGCTGTGGTCTTACATCCGCTACA TTACACATTTGCGTCTGGTTCTCCAGATAACATAAAGCAGTGGAAATTCCCTGATGGAAGTTTCCTTCAAAATCTTTCTGGTCACAATGCAATTATCAACACTCTGGCAGTCAATACTGATGGAGTACTTGTATCTGGAG CCGACAATGGCACGATGCACCTTTGGGACTGGAGAACTGGCTATAATTTTCAGCGTGTTCATGCAGCTGTACAACCTGGGTCTTTGGACAGTGAATCAGGAATATTCGCTTGTGCTTTTGATCGGTCAGAAAGTCGGTTACTAACAGCTGAAGCTGATAAAACCATTAAAGTTTACAGAGAGGATGAGACCGCG ACAGAAGAAACTCACCCAGTCAGCTGGAAACCAGAAATTATCAAGAGAAAGAGGTTTTAG